From a region of the Georgenia yuyongxinii genome:
- a CDS encoding aldo/keto reductase, translating into MAAMTVPRFTLNDGRSLPAIGLGTWPMSDAEARTAVAEAIRTGYRLIDTAAKYGNEVGVGEGIAESGVLREEIVVTSKLRGDDQGYEETLRAFEQTRRDLGVDYVDLYLIHWPLPRLDKYVDSWRALVKLREDGLVRSIGVSNFTAEHLDRIIDETGEAPAVNQIEMHPAFPQAELRRANAERGVLTQSYQPLARGRLLQEAAVREAAGFHGATPAQVVLRWHHQLGVLPIPKSADPQRQKENFDIFRFALREWEMERISSLASRRLGGDPETHEEF; encoded by the coding sequence ATGGCCGCCATGACTGTGCCCCGGTTCACGCTCAACGACGGTCGTTCCCTGCCCGCGATCGGGCTCGGCACCTGGCCGATGTCGGACGCCGAGGCTCGCACCGCCGTCGCCGAGGCCATCCGCACCGGCTACCGGCTGATCGACACCGCGGCGAAGTACGGCAACGAGGTCGGGGTCGGTGAGGGCATCGCCGAGTCGGGGGTGCTGCGCGAGGAGATCGTCGTGACCAGCAAGCTGCGCGGCGACGACCAGGGGTACGAGGAGACCCTGCGCGCCTTCGAGCAGACCCGCCGGGACCTGGGGGTGGACTACGTCGACCTCTACCTCATCCACTGGCCGCTCCCCCGCCTCGACAAGTACGTCGACTCCTGGCGGGCGCTGGTGAAGCTGCGCGAGGACGGCCTGGTGCGCTCCATCGGCGTCTCCAACTTCACCGCCGAGCACCTCGACCGGATCATCGACGAGACCGGCGAGGCGCCGGCGGTGAACCAGATCGAGATGCACCCGGCCTTCCCGCAGGCAGAGCTCCGGCGTGCCAACGCCGAGCGCGGCGTGCTGACCCAGTCCTACCAGCCCCTGGCACGCGGACGGCTCCTGCAGGAAGCGGCGGTCAGGGAGGCGGCCGGGTTCCACGGCGCGACGCCGGCCCAGGTGGTGCTGCGTTGGCACCACCAGCTCGGGGTGCTGCCGATCCCGAAGAGCGCCGACCCGCAACGGCAGAAGGAGAACTTCGACATCTTCCGGTTCGCGCTGCGCGAGTGGGAGATGGAGCGCATCTCGTCCCTCGCGAGCCGCCGGCTCGGCGGTGACCCGGAGACGCACGAGGAGTTCTGA
- a CDS encoding FUSC family protein, giving the protein MTARTGGVGTEARESVGWLASLAWPTAARASAAIAVPLITLTLLGHHQVGLMASTGAFTVLYGAGRPLRYRWKMLVVVALGFVASSALGALTAGIGWAAIALLTLIGAVATFATLALRVGPPGAFFFVMVAGVAGFIPAQGSVSPTLMIAATAIGAGCAVPIAMADLLLNPAAPQLRALRQARSAVERFLAANPYSDGAEMLSQHAAAALHHAWGMLWDSGDTTSRRPGATARVAELQGLHRSYAAQMLPGTSPNPDLAADQAEAPLRLPTTRQMLVRGFRSPTVPLDAAGRVALGIVVSGLIALTAGTDHIYWAMMVAALVLYQGLDRRRSLIRARNRFVGTIVGLAIFALITLADPSQWVTVAILIVLQGAIELAVPRNYAVAVSLITPLALTIATSGGGDAVGQVISERLLDTVIGLAVAVLVLLLVARGSAMPMVRAYVARVLRSCGNALDHIGAGTVAGPTGAAAQLELALDMQDLSLVAGRALTDDPEGMVTWLESREATAWLGLTVLARCAHARGPADGVGGATWACWSLAGSAGRGLPPSPLTLGNLRAVIR; this is encoded by the coding sequence GTGACCGCACGGACCGGGGGCGTCGGGACCGAGGCCCGCGAGTCCGTCGGATGGCTGGCCTCGCTGGCGTGGCCGACCGCGGCCCGAGCCAGCGCCGCGATCGCGGTCCCGCTGATCACGCTGACGCTGCTCGGTCACCACCAGGTGGGCCTGATGGCCAGCACCGGGGCATTCACCGTGCTCTACGGCGCGGGCCGTCCGCTGCGGTACCGCTGGAAGATGCTCGTGGTCGTCGCCCTCGGTTTCGTGGCGTCCTCCGCGCTGGGTGCCCTGACGGCCGGCATCGGCTGGGCGGCGATCGCCCTGCTCACACTCATCGGCGCGGTCGCGACCTTCGCCACCCTGGCTCTGCGCGTCGGCCCGCCCGGTGCGTTCTTCTTCGTCATGGTCGCGGGAGTGGCGGGGTTCATCCCCGCCCAGGGCTCCGTGTCACCCACCCTCATGATCGCGGCCACCGCCATCGGAGCCGGTTGCGCGGTGCCGATCGCCATGGCCGACCTCCTGCTCAACCCGGCGGCCCCGCAGCTGCGGGCGCTGCGCCAGGCACGCTCCGCCGTCGAGAGATTCCTTGCCGCGAACCCGTACTCCGACGGCGCCGAGATGCTGTCCCAGCACGCCGCCGCGGCGCTGCACCACGCCTGGGGGATGCTCTGGGACAGCGGCGACACCACGTCGCGCCGCCCGGGCGCGACCGCCCGCGTGGCGGAGCTGCAGGGGCTGCACCGTTCCTACGCCGCCCAGATGCTGCCCGGGACGTCCCCGAACCCCGATCTCGCTGCCGACCAGGCCGAGGCGCCGCTGCGCCTGCCGACCACCAGGCAGATGCTGGTGCGCGGGTTCCGGTCCCCGACCGTGCCGCTGGACGCCGCTGGTCGCGTCGCCCTGGGGATCGTCGTCTCCGGCCTGATCGCCCTCACCGCAGGGACCGACCACATTTACTGGGCGATGATGGTCGCCGCGCTCGTGCTGTACCAGGGCCTGGACCGGCGTCGGTCCCTGATTCGCGCTCGCAACCGGTTCGTCGGCACCATCGTCGGCCTCGCCATCTTCGCGCTCATCACACTGGCCGACCCGTCCCAGTGGGTCACCGTCGCGATCCTCATCGTGCTGCAGGGGGCGATCGAGCTGGCGGTGCCGCGCAACTACGCCGTCGCGGTCTCGTTGATCACCCCGCTCGCCCTGACGATCGCGACCTCCGGCGGGGGCGACGCCGTCGGGCAGGTGATCTCCGAGCGTCTGCTCGACACCGTGATCGGCCTGGCGGTCGCGGTGCTGGTGCTGCTGCTGGTGGCGCGGGGCAGCGCGATGCCGATGGTGCGCGCGTACGTCGCGCGAGTGCTGCGCTCGTGCGGGAACGCCCTGGACCACATCGGCGCCGGCACGGTGGCCGGACCGACGGGTGCGGCCGCCCAGCTGGAGCTGGCGCTGGACATGCAGGACCTGTCCCTGGTCGCGGGGCGCGCCCTGACCGACGACCCGGAAGGGATGGTCACGTGGTTGGAGTCGCGTGAGGCGACCGCCTGGCTCGGGCTGACCGTGCTGGCCCGCTGCGCGCACGCGCGGGGTCCCGCGGACGGCGTAGGCGGTGCGACGTGGGCGTGCTGGTCGCTCGCCGGGTCTGCCGGGCGCGGGCTGCCGCCGAGCCCGCTGACGCTGGGGAACCTGCGCGCCGTCATCCGCTGA
- a CDS encoding glutathione S-transferase family protein has protein sequence MSSEAPEVAGTAAKVVELPEHAEGGKYTTPGKEYTRDTRYITTRITADGADGYPVAAGRYRLVAARACPWANRAIIVRRLLGLEDAISLGLPGPTHDARSWTFDLDDGGTDPVLGIERLQDAYFRRFPDYPRGITVPAIVDVPTGAVVTNDFAQMTLDLSTEWTELHRPGAPDLYPEHLREEIDAVNRKVFAQVNNGVYRCGFAGSQEAYDRAYDRLWSAMDWLEERLTHQRYLVGDTITEADVRLFTTLVRFDVVYHGHFKCNRNRLTEMPALWAYARDLFQTPGFGDTVDFQQIKEHYYVVHTDINPTQIVPKGPDLSGWLTPHGREALGGRPFGDGTPSGAVRDGERVDPAHTASSMRG, from the coding sequence ATGAGCAGCGAAGCACCTGAGGTCGCCGGCACCGCAGCAAAGGTCGTCGAGCTTCCCGAGCACGCCGAGGGCGGCAAGTACACGACCCCGGGCAAGGAGTACACCCGGGACACCCGCTACATCACCACGCGGATCACGGCCGACGGCGCCGACGGCTACCCCGTCGCGGCAGGCCGCTACCGGCTCGTCGCTGCCCGTGCGTGCCCCTGGGCGAACCGGGCGATCATCGTGCGCCGGCTGCTGGGTCTCGAAGACGCCATCTCGCTCGGCCTGCCCGGCCCCACCCACGACGCCCGGTCCTGGACGTTCGACCTCGACGACGGTGGTACGGACCCGGTCCTGGGCATCGAACGGCTCCAGGACGCCTATTTCCGCCGGTTCCCGGACTACCCGCGGGGCATCACGGTCCCCGCGATCGTGGACGTCCCCACGGGCGCCGTCGTCACCAACGACTTCGCCCAGATGACCCTCGACCTCTCCACCGAGTGGACGGAGCTCCACCGCCCGGGCGCCCCCGACCTGTACCCCGAGCACCTGCGCGAGGAGATCGACGCCGTCAACCGCAAGGTGTTTGCCCAGGTCAATAACGGCGTCTACCGCTGCGGGTTCGCCGGTTCTCAGGAGGCTTACGACCGCGCCTACGACCGGCTCTGGTCGGCGATGGACTGGCTCGAGGAGCGGCTCACGCACCAGCGCTACCTGGTGGGCGACACCATCACCGAGGCGGACGTGCGCCTGTTCACCACGCTCGTCCGCTTCGACGTCGTGTACCACGGGCACTTCAAGTGCAATCGCAACAGACTGACGGAGATGCCCGCGCTGTGGGCCTACGCCCGGGACCTCTTCCAGACGCCCGGATTCGGCGACACGGTGGACTTCCAGCAGATCAAGGAGCACTACTACGTCGTCCACACGGACATCAACCCCACGCAGATCGTGCCCAAGGGCCCGGACCTGTCGGGGTGGCTGACGCCGCACGGCCGCGAGGCACTCGGCGGGCGCCCGTTCGGTGACGGCACGCCGTCCGGCGCGGTCCGGGATGGTGAGCGGGTCGACCCCGCCCACACCGCCTCCTCGATGCGCGGCTGA
- a CDS encoding HAD-IIB family hydrolase gives MTDHVRLIAFDLDDTLAPSKSPMPARMAAALAALLDSVPVCIISGGHFGQFRDQVLTHLPASVEQLSRLHLMPTCGTRYLVHDGRDWEQVYAHDLTDAERDSARSAVESEARRLGLWEQETWGEILEDRGSQITFSALGQQAPLAAKKAWDPTGEKKAALRDAVAARLPDLEVRSGGSTSVDITRAGVDKAYGMTRLSEQTGIELADMLFVGDRLDKGGNDYPVVRLGMPTHAVEDWQETADLVERIVASLAVARA, from the coding sequence GTGACGGACCACGTGCGACTGATCGCCTTCGACCTCGACGACACCCTCGCGCCGTCGAAGTCCCCGATGCCCGCCCGGATGGCAGCCGCACTGGCGGCGCTGCTGGACTCCGTGCCGGTGTGCATCATCTCCGGCGGTCACTTCGGCCAGTTCCGCGACCAGGTCCTCACCCACCTGCCAGCCAGCGTCGAGCAGCTCTCGCGGCTGCACCTCATGCCGACCTGCGGCACGCGGTACCTGGTCCACGACGGTAGGGACTGGGAGCAGGTGTACGCCCACGACCTCACCGACGCCGAGCGTGACAGCGCCCGGTCTGCGGTGGAGTCCGAGGCGAGGCGGCTGGGTCTGTGGGAGCAGGAGACCTGGGGGGAGATCCTCGAGGACCGTGGCTCGCAGATCACCTTCTCGGCCCTGGGGCAGCAGGCCCCGCTGGCGGCCAAGAAGGCGTGGGACCCCACAGGCGAGAAGAAGGCGGCCCTGCGTGACGCCGTCGCCGCCCGGCTGCCTGACCTCGAGGTCCGCTCGGGCGGCTCGACGTCGGTGGACATCACCCGCGCCGGGGTGGACAAGGCCTACGGCATGACCCGGCTGAGCGAGCAGACCGGTATCGAGCTGGCGGACATGCTGTTCGTGGGCGACCGGCTCGACAAGGGTGGCAACGACTACCCGGTGGTCCGCCTCGGGATGCCGACGCACGCGGTGGAGGACTGGCAGGAGACCGCGGACCTCGTCGAGCGCATCGTGGCCAGCCTGGCCGTCGCACGCGCCTGA
- a CDS encoding LLM class flavin-dependent oxidoreductase, which translates to MSDYGHTVHLGIFPTPTSREPARVVRLARLAEEVGLDLVAIQDHPYQPAFLDTWTLLSYLGAVTERIHLAPDVANLPLRPPAVLARAVASLDLLTNGRVALGLGSGAFWDAVVAMGGPRRQPGEAVEALEQAIDVIRELWDPTRRHVRAGGDVYAVDGAKAGPAPAHDVPIWVGAARPRMLRLTGRLADGWLPSASWMRPEGLAAANAVIDEAARAAGRSPAAVRRLYNVDGSFGAGTGFLEGPAEAWVEQLAELAVTEGMGTFILAADDEEKVRRWGEEVARGVRERVAARRGMTDPTGPRPPDRGRIGA; encoded by the coding sequence ATGTCGGACTACGGACACACCGTCCACCTCGGGATCTTCCCCACGCCCACCTCGCGCGAACCCGCCCGCGTGGTCCGGCTGGCGCGGCTGGCCGAGGAGGTCGGGCTCGACCTCGTCGCCATCCAGGACCACCCGTACCAGCCGGCGTTCCTCGACACGTGGACCCTGCTGTCCTACCTCGGCGCGGTGACCGAACGGATCCACCTGGCGCCCGACGTCGCGAACCTGCCGCTGCGTCCGCCGGCGGTGCTGGCCCGCGCGGTCGCCAGCCTGGACCTGCTCACGAACGGCCGGGTCGCCCTCGGGCTCGGGTCCGGGGCGTTCTGGGACGCCGTCGTCGCCATGGGTGGTCCGCGCCGCCAACCTGGCGAGGCGGTCGAAGCGCTGGAGCAGGCGATCGACGTCATCCGTGAGCTGTGGGACCCCACGCGGCGGCACGTACGCGCCGGTGGGGACGTCTACGCCGTCGACGGGGCCAAGGCCGGCCCGGCACCCGCGCACGACGTCCCGATCTGGGTGGGCGCGGCCAGGCCGCGCATGCTACGCCTGACGGGTCGCCTGGCCGACGGCTGGCTGCCCAGCGCGAGCTGGATGCGGCCCGAGGGGTTGGCGGCCGCCAACGCGGTGATCGACGAGGCCGCCCGCGCGGCGGGCCGTTCCCCGGCGGCGGTGCGCCGGCTCTACAACGTCGACGGGTCCTTCGGCGCCGGCACCGGCTTCCTCGAGGGACCCGCCGAGGCCTGGGTCGAGCAGCTCGCGGAGCTCGCCGTCACCGAGGGCATGGGCACTTTCATCCTCGCCGCGGACGACGAGGAGAAGGTCCGCCGCTGGGGCGAGGAGGTGGCGCGCGGCGTGCGCGAGCGCGTGGCCGCCCGGCGGGGCATGACCGATCCCACAGGACCCCGCCCTCCGGACCGCGGAAGAATCGGGGCATGA
- a CDS encoding amidohydrolase codes for MTPSRTAHGDPSHSTLAIVGGYVVPMDGQPIAGGTVLVEAGLVTAVGTDVTVPDGTPVVNAEGRWVLPGFIDAHAHLGVAEEGDGWAGDDTNEKTGPNMAAVRAIDAINIEDLGFRDALEGGVTAVVVKPGSANPIGGQTAAIKTWGGRTVDEQVIKAEVSVKSALGENPKRVYGDRHEMPSTRLGVARVIREAFVGARNYAAARAHAATEGKPFDRDLTNEVLARVLDGELVWDQHTHRHDDIATAIRLAEEFGYRLVVNHGTDGAKIADVLAEKGIPVIFGPMISSRSKVELRDRGFANLARLAEAGVEVAITTDHPVVPINFLVHQASFAVKAGLDREVALAALTVNPARMLGLDGRVGRLAPGLDGDVVIWSGDPLDVYSYAEAVFIAGREVYSRDQGVRERSDLR; via the coding sequence ATGACTCCATCTCGTACCGCGCACGGTGACCCTTCGCACAGCACGCTGGCGATCGTCGGTGGCTACGTCGTCCCCATGGACGGGCAGCCCATCGCGGGAGGAACGGTCCTCGTGGAAGCCGGCCTCGTCACTGCCGTCGGCACCGACGTCACGGTGCCCGATGGCACACCGGTCGTCAACGCCGAAGGTCGCTGGGTCCTGCCGGGATTCATCGACGCCCACGCCCACCTTGGGGTGGCCGAGGAGGGCGACGGCTGGGCCGGCGACGACACCAACGAGAAGACCGGTCCCAACATGGCCGCCGTCCGGGCGATCGACGCGATCAACATCGAGGACCTCGGCTTCCGTGACGCCCTCGAGGGCGGGGTGACCGCCGTCGTCGTCAAACCGGGCTCGGCCAACCCGATCGGCGGACAGACCGCGGCCATCAAGACCTGGGGCGGGCGCACGGTGGACGAGCAGGTCATCAAGGCCGAGGTCTCGGTGAAGTCGGCCCTCGGAGAGAACCCCAAGCGTGTCTATGGCGACCGGCACGAGATGCCGTCCACCCGTCTCGGCGTTGCTCGCGTCATCCGTGAGGCCTTCGTCGGCGCCCGCAACTATGCCGCCGCCCGAGCGCACGCCGCTACCGAGGGCAAGCCGTTCGACCGGGATCTCACCAACGAGGTGCTTGCGCGCGTGCTGGACGGTGAGCTCGTGTGGGACCAGCACACGCACCGGCACGACGACATCGCCACCGCCATCCGGCTGGCCGAGGAGTTCGGCTACCGGCTCGTCGTCAACCACGGGACCGATGGCGCCAAGATCGCCGACGTGCTCGCCGAGAAGGGGATACCAGTGATCTTCGGACCGATGATCTCCAGCCGCTCGAAGGTCGAGCTGCGGGATCGGGGCTTCGCCAACCTCGCGCGCCTCGCCGAGGCCGGCGTCGAGGTGGCGATCACGACCGACCATCCGGTCGTGCCGATCAACTTCCTGGTCCACCAGGCGTCCTTCGCGGTCAAGGCAGGCCTCGACCGCGAGGTCGCCCTGGCGGCGCTGACTGTCAACCCAGCCCGGATGCTGGGTTTGGACGGCCGGGTCGGTCGGCTGGCGCCCGGCCTCGACGGCGACGTCGTCATCTGGTCCGGGGACCCGCTGGACGTCTACTCCTACGCCGAGGCGGTCTTCATCGCCGGGCGGGAGGTCTACAGCCGTGATCAGGGGGTGCGCGAACGCAGCGACCTGCGCTGA
- a CDS encoding NAD-dependent epimerase/dehydratase family protein, whose protein sequence is MRVLVTGASGMLGREVAAALVRRGDEVTTLQRRPSGVPGTRDVRGTVEDPAVVVTATAGQDAVVHLAAKVSFAGAVSEFERTNVGGTRIVLDAARTAGASRFVFVSSPSVAHMGASIVGAGAGPAEPERARGSYARTKAAAELYALAADAPGFAVVGVRPHIVWGPGDTQLVQRVVDRAAAGRLPRVDTGAALIDTTYIDNAVGAIVAALDRAERAHGEAFVVTNGEPRPVYELIAAMCRAGGVPPPRWSVPGSLARAAGGLIERVWAVRPGEDEPPMTRFLAEQMSTAHWFDLRRTRQVLGWAPTVSLDEGFDRLAAYYATR, encoded by the coding sequence GTGAGGGTCCTGGTCACCGGTGCCAGCGGCATGCTGGGCCGGGAGGTCGCGGCCGCGCTGGTGCGCCGGGGCGACGAGGTCACCACGCTGCAGCGGCGCCCCTCCGGGGTGCCCGGTACCCGTGACGTGCGGGGCACCGTCGAGGACCCGGCGGTGGTGGTCACCGCGACGGCCGGGCAGGACGCCGTCGTGCACCTGGCGGCCAAGGTCTCCTTCGCCGGCGCAGTGTCCGAGTTCGAGCGGACGAACGTCGGCGGTACCCGGATCGTCCTCGACGCCGCCCGGACGGCCGGCGCGTCCCGTTTCGTGTTCGTCTCCTCCCCGTCGGTGGCCCACATGGGCGCGTCGATCGTCGGGGCGGGCGCCGGGCCGGCGGAGCCGGAGCGGGCACGCGGCAGCTACGCCCGGACGAAGGCCGCCGCGGAGCTCTACGCCCTGGCCGCCGACGCTCCCGGGTTCGCCGTGGTCGGGGTGCGGCCGCACATCGTGTGGGGGCCGGGGGACACCCAGCTGGTGCAGCGGGTGGTCGACCGGGCTGCCGCGGGGCGGCTGCCGCGGGTCGACACGGGTGCCGCACTCATCGACACGACGTACATCGACAACGCGGTCGGTGCGATCGTCGCCGCCCTGGACCGTGCCGAGCGCGCGCACGGTGAGGCTTTCGTGGTGACGAACGGCGAGCCGCGGCCGGTGTACGAGCTGATCGCGGCGATGTGCCGGGCGGGTGGTGTGCCGCCGCCCCGATGGTCGGTGCCCGGGTCGCTCGCCCGCGCCGCCGGCGGGCTCATCGAACGGGTGTGGGCCGTGCGGCCGGGGGAGGACGAGCCACCCATGACCCGGTTCCTGGCCGAGCAGATGTCCACCGCGCACTGGTTCGACCTGCGCCGTACCCGGCAGGTGCTCGGCTGGGCGCCGACCGTCAGCCTGGATGAAGGGTTCGACCGGCTCGCGGCGTACTACGCCACCCGCTGA
- a CDS encoding thioredoxin family protein: MTIPATHLTPGDLGLRRGEGLGPQATVVQVSSAFCAPCAAARAVAARVAQTADGVRHVEVDVAGHEELAAMLQIRSTPTVLVLDAAGAVRHRVEGVPRLAWLRSAVGVA, from the coding sequence ATGACCATCCCCGCGACCCACCTGACCCCGGGTGACCTCGGCCTGCGCCGCGGCGAGGGCCTCGGCCCGCAGGCCACCGTGGTGCAGGTCTCCAGCGCGTTCTGCGCGCCATGCGCGGCGGCCCGGGCGGTGGCCGCGCGGGTCGCCCAGACGGCCGACGGCGTCCGGCACGTCGAGGTGGACGTGGCCGGGCACGAGGAGCTCGCCGCCATGCTCCAGATCCGCAGCACGCCGACGGTGCTGGTCCTCGACGCCGCCGGCGCAGTCCGTCACCGGGTGGAGGGCGTGCCGCGGCTCGCCTGGCTCCGCTCCGCCGTCGGCGTGGCGTGA
- a CDS encoding alpha/beta fold hydrolase, with protein MTGAHSAVPGAEIRGADTSTGGAGTRANPAGWPGVNPAWSRRAEVDGHRWHYLDNAPDLDGATPHGVLLCVHGNPTWSYLWRSVLAAGAAAGWRVIAVDQLEMGFSERTGATHRLADRVRELGALTDALGLSGSSWDGVPVVTVGHDWGGVVSLGWAVDHPRELAAVVLTNTGVHQSTTKPVPYLLRLARHHRVHGPATVSTPAFLDVTLSLARPGLDPAVRAAYKAPYATAGDRRGIGAFVEDIPVDPAHPSHAELERIAEGVRGIQVPTLIMWGPRDPVFYERYLRDLMTRLPHADVHRFEGAGHLLPEDADVAGTLVSWLGRRLGAQAGADGGAAAAPGGEPVLAGTGRTPAAPPAAYRPLYAALEEQATSPATAVVALSARGRSELSWADLAARVQHLALGLADAGVRPGHRVSLLIPPGIDLTTALFASLRLGAIVVLADAGLGIKGLTRAVRGAGPDHIIGIEKAMVAARVLGWPGRKFVAGPTMQEVGYTPPRTAHTRRRTFGIYGSTRELLGRGAVLADAGAVLPAAPDPDSDAAILFTSGSTGPAKGVVYTHRRLAAMRDAVAATYGLSPERSFVAGFAPFALLGTALGATSATPDMDVTAPATLTARALADAVDAIDAYAVFGSPSALANVVRTAGDLTAGQREALGRVRLVLSAGAPISSARLAQVGEVMPAAAAHTPYGMTEVLPLTDVSLEEVQAAEADADTRQVAGAGGGSCVGSPVAGAQVRIVPLDEVGAATGQPTEEPGVTGEVLVTAPHLKDRYDRLWATQDHAATWPGWHRTGDVGHLDAAGRLWIEGRLSHVIVTADGVVTPVQVENDVLGVRGVSRAAAVGVGPFGTQHLVVVVETDPAVHAGARRPPALAPEGLARAVRAAVRRPVAAVLRVPQVPTDVRHNSKVERGRLAVWAAKMLAGEKAGTP; from the coding sequence GTGACTGGCGCGCACTCCGCTGTCCCGGGCGCGGAAATCCGAGGCGCCGACACGTCCACCGGCGGCGCCGGCACGCGCGCGAACCCCGCGGGCTGGCCCGGCGTGAACCCCGCCTGGTCCCGCCGCGCCGAGGTGGACGGTCACCGCTGGCACTACCTCGACAACGCGCCCGACCTCGACGGCGCCACACCCCACGGGGTGCTGCTGTGCGTGCACGGCAACCCCACCTGGTCCTACCTCTGGCGCTCGGTGCTCGCCGCCGGCGCGGCCGCGGGCTGGCGCGTGATCGCCGTCGACCAGCTCGAGATGGGCTTCTCCGAGCGGACCGGGGCCACCCACCGGCTCGCCGACCGGGTGCGCGAGCTCGGTGCGCTCACCGACGCCCTGGGTCTGTCCGGGTCGTCCTGGGACGGTGTCCCCGTGGTCACAGTCGGGCACGACTGGGGCGGCGTGGTCTCCCTGGGCTGGGCGGTGGACCACCCGCGCGAGCTGGCCGCGGTGGTGCTGACCAACACCGGCGTGCACCAGAGCACCACGAAGCCGGTGCCCTACCTGCTGCGCCTGGCCCGTCACCACCGTGTGCACGGCCCGGCGACGGTCAGCACGCCGGCGTTCCTGGACGTCACGCTGTCCCTGGCGCGGCCGGGGCTGGACCCCGCCGTGCGCGCGGCGTACAAGGCGCCCTACGCCACCGCTGGTGACCGGCGCGGCATCGGCGCGTTCGTCGAGGACATCCCCGTCGATCCGGCGCACCCCAGCCACGCCGAGCTCGAGCGGATCGCCGAGGGCGTCCGTGGGATCCAGGTGCCGACCCTGATCATGTGGGGGCCTCGCGACCCCGTCTTCTACGAGCGGTACCTGCGCGACCTCATGACCCGGCTGCCCCACGCCGACGTCCACCGGTTCGAAGGAGCCGGTCACCTGCTGCCCGAGGACGCCGACGTCGCCGGCACCCTGGTGTCGTGGTTGGGCCGCAGACTGGGCGCCCAGGCCGGGGCCGACGGCGGCGCAGCCGCCGCACCGGGCGGGGAGCCCGTCCTTGCCGGCACCGGGCGCACCCCGGCAGCCCCGCCCGCCGCCTACCGCCCGCTGTACGCCGCGCTCGAGGAGCAGGCCACCTCGCCGGCCACCGCCGTCGTCGCCCTGTCCGCACGAGGTCGCTCGGAGCTCAGCTGGGCGGACCTCGCCGCCCGGGTCCAGCACCTGGCCCTGGGACTGGCCGACGCCGGCGTGCGCCCGGGCCACCGCGTCAGCCTGCTGATCCCGCCCGGGATCGACCTGACCACCGCGCTGTTCGCCTCGCTGCGGCTGGGAGCCATCGTGGTCCTCGCCGACGCCGGACTGGGCATCAAGGGCCTGACCCGGGCCGTGCGCGGCGCCGGACCCGACCACATCATCGGCATCGAGAAGGCGATGGTCGCCGCTCGTGTCCTGGGCTGGCCGGGCCGCAAGTTCGTCGCCGGGCCCACGATGCAGGAGGTCGGCTACACCCCGCCGCGCACCGCGCACACCCGCCGGCGCACGTTCGGCATCTACGGCAGCACCCGGGAGCTGCTCGGCCGCGGCGCCGTGCTCGCCGACGCCGGCGCGGTGCTCCCGGCCGCACCGGACCCCGACTCCGACGCCGCGATCCTCTTCACCTCCGGCTCCACGGGGCCGGCCAAGGGTGTCGTCTACACACACCGCCGCCTCGCGGCGATGCGCGACGCGGTCGCGGCCACCTACGGCCTGTCGCCTGAGCGGAGCTTCGTCGCCGGGTTCGCTCCGTTCGCCCTGCTCGGCACCGCGCTCGGCGCGACCAGTGCGACGCCGGACATGGACGTCACCGCCCCGGCGACCCTCACCGCCCGCGCGCTGGCCGACGCCGTCGACGCCATCGACGCCTACGCCGTCTTCGGCTCGCCCTCCGCGCTGGCGAACGTCGTCCGCACTGCCGGGGACCTCACCGCCGGGCAGCGCGAGGCTCTCGGCCGGGTGCGGCTCGTCCTGTCGGCGGGCGCGCCGATCTCCTCGGCCCGCCTCGCCCAGGTGGGCGAGGTCATGCCGGCCGCCGCGGCCCACACCCCGTACGGCATGACCGAGGTGCTGCCGCTGACGGACGTCTCCCTCGAGGAGGTTCAGGCGGCGGAGGCCGACGCCGACACGCGCCAGGTGGCCGGTGCCGGCGGCGGCAGCTGCGTCGGTTCCCCGGTGGCGGGCGCGCAGGTCCGCATCGTCCCGCTCGACGAGGTCGGTGCCGCCACCGGTCAGCCGACCGAGGAACCCGGCGTGACCGGGGAGGTGCTCGTCACCGCCCCGCACCTGAAGGACCGGTACGACCGGCTGTGGGCCACGCAGGACCACGCGGCCACCTGGCCGGGCTGGCACCGCACCGGCGACGTCGGGCACCTCGACGCCGCCGGCCGGCTGTGGATCGAGGGCCGGCTCAGCCACGTCATCGTCACTGCCGACGGCGTCGTCACCCCGGTGCAGGTCGAGAACGACGTCCTCGGCGTCCGGGGCGTCTCCCGCGCCGCCGCGGTGGGGGTGGGCCCGTTCGGCACCCAGCACCTGGTCGTGGTGGTGGAGACGGACCCGGCCGTGCACGCCGGCGCCCGGCGGCCGCCCGCGCTGGCGCCCGAGGGTCTGGCCCGCGCGGTGCGTGCGGCGGTGCGCAGGCCCGTCGCGGCCGTGCTCCGGGTGCCTCAGGTGCCCACCGACGTTCGGCACAACTCCAAGGTCGAGCGGGGCCGGCTGGCCGTGTGGGCCGCGAAGATGCTCGCCGGCGAGAAGGCCGGCACCCCGTGA